A genomic stretch from Longimicrobium sp. includes:
- a CDS encoding RNB domain-containing ribonuclease, whose protein sequence is MRIDFPAEVVREADEAAKRDPAALADMTEVPFITIDPPGSRDLDQALCIQPAEDGGFRLWYAIADVGFFVDRGGAVEAEAWLRALTFYAPDLRAPVYPPSLSQGAASLLADQLTPAIVFAFELDARAEIRALRIQRARVRSRAQLTYEQALGHVESGGKTFAEPWAASLLELKRFGEERRKRETERGGVSLPILDQHVERAAAARLGYAVEYEHPNVAEDWNAQVSLLTGHAAALRMLEGRVGLLRTMPPPEEKRVELFRRVARTLGFTWDEGTSYAEFVRSLDPRHPRVTPLLWQARRVSRGSDYVAFDGDPSADPLHHALAMPYAHVTAPLRRLADRYVLDLLVQLEAGSRPSPAEVETLSRLPKVMNDTETRANKLERGVVDIAEAWTLRGCEGKRFAATVLDARGSHLEVQIEEPAVRVQAAGGGAKPEIGGRVQVRLDAVSLEDGRMDFSVAGENGA, encoded by the coding sequence GTGCGCATCGACTTTCCCGCGGAGGTGGTGCGCGAGGCCGACGAGGCGGCGAAGCGCGATCCGGCGGCGCTCGCGGACATGACGGAGGTGCCGTTCATCACCATCGACCCGCCGGGGAGCCGGGATCTGGACCAGGCGCTCTGCATCCAGCCGGCTGAGGATGGCGGGTTCCGGCTCTGGTACGCGATCGCGGATGTGGGGTTTTTCGTGGACCGCGGCGGTGCGGTGGAGGCGGAGGCGTGGCTGCGCGCCCTCACCTTCTACGCGCCCGACCTGCGCGCGCCCGTGTATCCGCCGTCACTGTCGCAGGGGGCGGCGAGTTTGCTGGCGGACCAGCTGACACCCGCGATCGTGTTCGCGTTCGAGCTGGACGCGCGCGCGGAGATCCGCGCGCTGCGCATCCAGCGCGCGCGGGTGAGGTCGCGGGCGCAGCTCACGTACGAGCAGGCGCTGGGGCACGTGGAGAGCGGAGGGAAGACGTTCGCGGAGCCGTGGGCGGCGTCGCTCCTGGAGCTGAAGCGCTTCGGCGAGGAGCGGAGGAAGCGGGAGACGGAGCGCGGGGGCGTGTCGCTCCCCATCCTGGATCAGCACGTGGAGCGCGCCGCCGCCGCACGCCTGGGCTACGCGGTGGAGTACGAGCACCCGAACGTGGCCGAGGACTGGAACGCGCAGGTGTCGCTCCTCACCGGCCATGCGGCCGCGCTGCGCATGCTGGAAGGGCGCGTCGGCCTCCTGCGCACCATGCCGCCGCCCGAGGAGAAGCGAGTGGAGCTGTTCCGCCGCGTCGCGAGGACGCTGGGGTTCACGTGGGATGAAGGGACGAGCTACGCGGAGTTCGTGCGCTCGCTGGATCCCAGGCACCCCAGGGTGACGCCGCTGCTCTGGCAGGCGCGGCGCGTGTCGCGCGGGTCGGACTACGTGGCCTTCGACGGCGACCCGTCCGCCGACCCGCTGCACCACGCGCTGGCGATGCCGTACGCGCACGTCACCGCCCCCCTCCGCCGCCTCGCCGACCGCTACGTGCTCGATCTGCTCGTGCAGCTCGAGGCGGGAAGCCGCCCATCCCCCGCCGAGGTCGAGACGCTAAGCCGGCTTCCCAAGGTGATGAACGACACGGAGACGCGCGCCAACAAGCTGGAGCGCGGCGTGGTGGACATCGCCGAGGCGTGGACGCTGCGCGGGTGCGAAGGCAAGCGCTTCGCCGCCACCGTGCTGGACGCGCGCGGGAGCCACTTGGAGGTGCAGATCGAGGAGCCCGCCGTCCGCGTGCAGGCGGCGGGCGGCGGCGCGAAGCCGGAGATCGGCGGGCGCGTGCAGGTGCGGCTGGACGCGGTGTCGCTGGAGGACGGGCGGATGGACTTCAGCGTGGCGGGGGAGAACGGGGCGTAG
- a CDS encoding alpha/beta hydrolase-fold protein: MHREHHRWHSPSLDRDMDLLVFGHAGARVLVFPTSMGRYYEWEDRRMTEVLGDHLRNGWLQLYCVDSVDEESWYARRKHPIDRARRHQQFEDYVLREVLPLSWQKNPNPFLMATGASFGAYHAVDIAFRHPHLFGRVLGMSGLYDISQFADGHMDANVYGHNPSHFVQHLGHEQLEGLRRMDIILATGHDDPNVENVKYLSRALWEKGVGNALRLWDGWSHDWPYWERMLRQYIGGSD, encoded by the coding sequence TTGCACCGCGAGCACCACCGCTGGCACAGCCCGTCGCTCGACCGCGACATGGATCTGCTGGTCTTTGGGCACGCGGGAGCGCGCGTGCTCGTGTTCCCCACCTCCATGGGCCGCTACTACGAGTGGGAAGACCGGCGGATGACGGAGGTACTGGGCGACCACCTGCGCAACGGGTGGCTCCAGCTCTACTGCGTGGACAGCGTGGACGAGGAGAGCTGGTACGCGCGCCGCAAGCACCCGATCGACCGGGCGCGGCGCCACCAGCAGTTCGAGGACTACGTGCTGCGCGAGGTGCTCCCCCTCTCCTGGCAAAAGAACCCGAATCCGTTTCTGATGGCGACGGGAGCGAGCTTCGGCGCGTACCACGCGGTCGACATCGCCTTCCGCCACCCGCACCTCTTCGGGCGGGTGCTGGGGATGAGCGGGCTGTACGACATCAGCCAGTTCGCGGACGGGCACATGGACGCCAACGTGTACGGGCACAACCCGTCGCACTTCGTCCAGCACCTCGGCCACGAGCAGCTGGAGGGGCTGCGGCGGATGGACATCATCCTCGCCACGGGCCACGACGATCCAAACGTCGAGAACGTGAAGTACCTGTCGCGCGCCCTGTGGGAAAAGGGCGTGGGCAACGCCCTGCGCCTGTGGGACGGCTGGTCGCACGACTGGCCGTACTGGGAGCGGATGCTCCGCCAGTACATCGGCGGGAGCGACTGA
- a CDS encoding circularly permuted type 2 ATP-grasp protein, which produces MTGEAAALRDAVARYHDLLGDDTLAADTHARMEEEHRRRGMFFGDRPLCSVLRPRFLTPGQWSHIRRGVETLMRAFHTAHEAAMADAEFRRQFRLLDWEEGLLEADPGFRDPSPTARLDAFFDPDDGSLRFTEYNAETPAGPAYMDALSEVFLATPAMGEFLRTHAVQPLPARHGVLHALLGAFREWTGTRDLPRIGVLDWDEVPTRSEHRFFQSYFQSHGIACELADPRTCEYREGKLMSGDFHITLIYKRVLIDELVQQMGLDSPVVRAVRDGAVCMVNPFRCKVLYKKASLAVLSDERNAHLFSAEERTAVAAHVPWTRVVEERTTEKDGATIDLLPWATENRERLVLKPNDDYGGRGIVLGWLASGEEWERTLRGALEAPYVVQERIPLPSEPFPTWTDGGVQIYDRMVDLAPFITGGATVDGALTRIATDPLLNVTAGGGSSVATMLVEAR; this is translated from the coding sequence GTGACCGGGGAGGCCGCCGCGCTGCGGGACGCCGTCGCCCGCTACCACGACCTGCTGGGCGACGACACCCTCGCGGCCGACACGCACGCGCGCATGGAGGAGGAGCACCGGCGCCGCGGAATGTTCTTTGGCGACCGGCCGCTGTGCAGCGTCCTGCGGCCGCGCTTCCTGACGCCGGGGCAGTGGAGCCACATCCGCCGCGGCGTGGAGACGCTGATGCGGGCCTTCCACACCGCGCACGAGGCCGCCATGGCCGACGCGGAGTTCCGCCGCCAGTTCCGCCTGCTCGATTGGGAAGAGGGGCTGCTGGAGGCGGACCCCGGCTTCCGCGATCCCAGCCCCACGGCGCGGCTGGACGCCTTCTTCGATCCCGACGACGGCTCGCTCCGCTTCACCGAGTACAACGCGGAGACCCCGGCGGGCCCGGCGTACATGGACGCGCTCTCGGAAGTCTTCCTCGCCACGCCGGCGATGGGCGAGTTCCTGCGCACGCACGCCGTGCAGCCGCTCCCGGCGCGGCACGGGGTGCTGCACGCGCTCCTCGGCGCCTTTCGCGAGTGGACGGGTACGCGCGACCTGCCGCGCATCGGTGTGCTGGACTGGGACGAGGTGCCCACGCGCAGCGAGCACCGCTTCTTCCAATCGTACTTCCAGTCGCACGGCATCGCCTGCGAGCTGGCGGACCCGCGCACCTGCGAGTACCGCGAGGGGAAGCTGATGTCGGGCGACTTCCACATCACCCTCATCTACAAGCGCGTCCTGATCGACGAGCTGGTGCAGCAGATGGGGCTGGATTCGCCCGTGGTGCGCGCCGTGCGCGACGGGGCGGTGTGCATGGTGAACCCCTTCCGCTGCAAGGTGCTCTACAAGAAGGCCTCGCTCGCAGTCCTCTCCGACGAGCGCAACGCCCACCTCTTCTCCGCCGAAGAGCGCACCGCCGTGGCCGCGCACGTCCCCTGGACGCGCGTGGTGGAGGAGCGCACGACGGAGAAGGATGGCGCCACCATCGACCTGCTGCCGTGGGCGACCGAGAACCGCGAGCGCCTGGTGCTGAAGCCCAACGACGACTACGGCGGCCGCGGCATCGTGCTCGGCTGGCTGGCGAGCGGCGAGGAGTGGGAGCGCACCCTGCGCGGCGCCCTCGAGGCGCCGTACGTGGTGCAGGAGCGCATCCCCCTCCCCTCCGAGCCCTTCCCTACCTGGACGGACGGCGGGGTGCAGATCTACGACCGCATGGTGGACCTGGCCCCCTTCATCACCGGCGGCGCCACCGTCGACGGCGCCCTTACCCGCATCGCCACCGACCCGCTCCTCAACGTCACCGCCGGCGGCGGCTCCAGCGTGGCGACGATGCTGGTGGAGGCGCGGTGA
- a CDS encoding carboxylate-amine ligase, with the protein MKPPSLTVGIEEEYQIIDPETRELRSYITEILDHDHLILGEIKPELHQSIVEVGTTICQTPAQARTELRRLRGMVMDLADRKDLKVVAAGTHPFSSWMTQEITPLERYLGVKQDMADLAQQLLIFGTHVHIGIEDREFMIDAMNVARYFVPHILCLTSSSPFWMGRNTGLKSYRSVIFRNFPRTGIPRVMRDWADFQYLTENLVKTRCIPDGSKIYWDLRPHHAYPTLEFRFLDVCTRVEEAICVAAILQAIIAKVYKLRRDNMTFRVYPGDLIEENKWRAVRYGLDGQLVDLGKQEELPARDLIREILEWFIDDVVDDLGSRAEVEYAFRILEEGSSADRQLAVFERTGSLHAVVDHLIAETEEGIRGPSMAHAHAAQS; encoded by the coding sequence ATGAAGCCGCCCTCGCTCACCGTCGGCATCGAAGAAGAGTACCAGATCATCGACCCCGAGACCCGGGAGCTGCGGTCGTACATCACCGAGATCCTGGACCACGACCACCTGATCCTCGGTGAGATCAAGCCGGAGCTGCACCAGTCCATCGTGGAGGTGGGCACCACCATCTGCCAGACGCCCGCCCAGGCGCGCACCGAGCTGCGGCGGCTGCGCGGAATGGTGATGGACCTCGCCGACCGCAAGGACCTCAAGGTGGTGGCGGCGGGAACGCACCCCTTCTCCAGCTGGATGACGCAGGAGATCACCCCCCTGGAGCGCTACCTGGGGGTGAAGCAGGACATGGCGGACCTGGCGCAGCAGCTCCTGATCTTCGGCACGCACGTGCACATCGGCATCGAAGACCGGGAGTTCATGATCGACGCCATGAACGTGGCCCGCTACTTCGTCCCCCACATCCTCTGCCTCACCAGCAGCTCGCCCTTCTGGATGGGGCGGAACACGGGGCTCAAGTCGTACCGCAGCGTGATCTTTCGCAACTTCCCGCGCACCGGCATCCCGCGGGTGATGCGCGACTGGGCGGACTTCCAGTACCTAACCGAGAACCTGGTGAAGACGCGCTGCATTCCGGATGGCTCCAAGATCTACTGGGACCTGCGCCCGCACCACGCGTACCCCACCCTGGAGTTCCGCTTTCTGGACGTGTGCACGCGCGTGGAGGAGGCCATCTGCGTCGCCGCCATCCTGCAGGCGATCATTGCCAAGGTGTACAAGCTGCGGCGCGACAACATGACCTTCCGCGTGTACCCGGGCGACCTGATCGAGGAGAACAAGTGGCGCGCGGTACGCTACGGCCTCGATGGGCAGCTCGTGGACCTGGGCAAGCAGGAGGAGCTCCCCGCGCGCGACCTGATCCGCGAGATCCTGGAGTGGTTCATCGACGACGTGGTGGACGACCTGGGGAGCCGCGCGGAGGTGGAGTACGCCTTCCGCATCCTGGAGGAGGGCTCCAGCGCCGACCGCCAGCTCGCCGTATTCGAGCGCACCGGCAGCCTCCACGCCGTCGTCGACCACCTGATCGCCGAGACAGAGGAGGGCATCCGCGGCCCCAGCATGGCTCACGCCCACGCCGCGCAATCGTAG
- a CDS encoding gamma-glutamyl-gamma-aminobutyrate hydrolase family protein, which produces MQQRPVIGIPTQNLQAIDRIPEDLPASWVMNQRYFIACTAVGAVPWMVPLLDEDMDTIRAIYDHLDGIFLAGGVDMDPASYGDERTEYCGRTDGARDAVELAFARWALEDGKPVFGVCRGMQVLNVAAGGTLVQDCAAQWEKSIKHDYFPGAGWARDHLAHDIAVAPGSRLFRAFGGDTVQVNSMHHQGIRRMGAGLKPTATAPDGLVEALEAEDESHFLVGVQWHPEMLIDTDAGTRRLFEDFIEASLQYRDSRAAVLV; this is translated from the coding sequence ATGCAGCAGCGTCCCGTAATCGGCATTCCCACGCAGAACCTGCAGGCCATAGACCGCATCCCCGAAGACCTCCCGGCGTCGTGGGTGATGAACCAGCGCTACTTCATCGCGTGCACCGCGGTGGGCGCGGTGCCGTGGATGGTGCCGCTCCTCGACGAGGACATGGACACCATCCGCGCCATCTACGACCACCTGGACGGGATCTTTTTGGCCGGCGGGGTGGACATGGACCCGGCATCGTACGGCGACGAGCGCACCGAGTACTGCGGCCGCACGGACGGCGCGCGCGACGCGGTGGAGCTCGCCTTCGCGCGCTGGGCGCTGGAGGACGGGAAGCCCGTCTTCGGCGTGTGCCGAGGGATGCAGGTGCTGAACGTGGCCGCCGGCGGCACGCTGGTGCAGGACTGCGCCGCGCAGTGGGAGAAGTCGATCAAGCACGACTACTTCCCCGGCGCCGGCTGGGCGCGCGACCACCTGGCGCACGACATCGCGGTGGCGCCGGGCTCGCGCCTCTTCCGCGCGTTCGGCGGCGATACCGTGCAGGTGAACTCGATGCACCACCAGGGGATCCGCCGCATGGGCGCGGGCCTCAAGCCGACCGCCACCGCCCCCGACGGCCTGGTGGAGGCGCTGGAGGCGGAGGACGAGTCGCACTTCCTGGTGGGCGTGCAGTGGCACCCGGAGATGCTGATCGACACCGACGCCGGCACCCGGCGCCTCTTCGAGGACTTCATCGAAGCCTCGCTCCAGTACCGCGACAGCCGCGCCGCCGTCCTGGTCTAG
- a CDS encoding amino acid permease gives MQQIFRTKPISEIRSEHVDPQIDVEPGLRRSLGMWQLTSLGIGAIIGAGIFSGAGTAISGGPNHVGAGPSLVVSYILVAFACGFAALCYAEFASVVPQAGSAYTYAYATLGELVAWIIGWDLIIEYAVGNIAVAVSWSAYFQTLLSGFGISIPGWLGTDPRTARIAFQALQADPSITAQGTIDAARIWETAPQLLGFPIIFNLPAVLIVALITWILVIGIRESAWANTVMVILKLAILAFFIVVGAFWVRPDNWTPFMPNGWHGVFTGASLIFFAYIGFDAVSTAAEEAKNPQRDMPRAMMISLAVTSVIYIVVTLVMTGLVPWREHGNADPLASAFSSRGYDWAAGVISFGAIVSMASVLLVFQLGQPRIFYSMARDGLLPPIAARLHKKYSTPHVTTIVTGAFVAFFAAFANINEVIELTNIGTLFAFVLVAVGVMVLRVRDPDRPRPFRTPAIWFVAPAAILSCGFLMFQLPALTWIRFGLWLGAGLVIYFLYGIRHSRLR, from the coding sequence ATGCAGCAGATCTTCCGCACGAAACCGATCTCGGAGATCCGCTCCGAGCACGTGGACCCGCAGATCGACGTCGAGCCGGGGCTGCGCAGGTCGCTGGGGATGTGGCAGCTCACCTCGCTGGGGATCGGGGCCATCATCGGCGCCGGGATCTTCTCCGGCGCCGGCACGGCCATCTCCGGCGGCCCCAACCACGTGGGCGCCGGGCCGAGCCTGGTGGTCTCGTACATCCTGGTGGCGTTCGCCTGCGGCTTCGCGGCGCTCTGCTACGCGGAATTCGCCTCCGTGGTGCCGCAGGCCGGCAGCGCGTACACCTACGCCTACGCCACGCTGGGCGAGCTGGTGGCGTGGATCATCGGGTGGGACCTGATCATCGAGTACGCGGTGGGGAACATCGCGGTCGCCGTGTCGTGGTCCGCCTACTTCCAGACGCTCCTCAGCGGCTTCGGGATCTCGATTCCGGGGTGGCTGGGCACCGATCCGCGCACCGCCCGCATCGCGTTCCAGGCGCTGCAGGCGGACCCATCCATCACCGCGCAGGGGACGATCGACGCGGCGCGGATATGGGAGACGGCGCCGCAGCTCCTGGGCTTCCCCATCATCTTCAACCTCCCCGCCGTGCTTATCGTGGCGCTGATCACCTGGATCCTGGTGATCGGCATCCGCGAGAGCGCGTGGGCGAACACGGTGATGGTGATCCTGAAGCTGGCGATCCTGGCCTTCTTCATCGTGGTGGGCGCCTTCTGGGTGCGGCCGGACAACTGGACCCCGTTCATGCCGAACGGGTGGCACGGGGTGTTCACGGGCGCATCGCTCATCTTCTTCGCCTACATCGGCTTCGACGCGGTTTCCACGGCGGCGGAGGAGGCCAAGAACCCGCAGCGCGACATGCCGCGGGCCATGATGATCTCGCTGGCGGTCACCTCGGTCATCTACATCGTCGTGACGCTGGTGATGACGGGTTTGGTGCCCTGGCGCGAGCACGGCAACGCGGACCCGCTGGCGAGCGCGTTCAGCTCGCGCGGGTACGACTGGGCGGCGGGTGTGATCTCGTTCGGCGCCATCGTGTCGATGGCCTCCGTGCTCCTGGTGTTCCAGCTGGGCCAGCCGCGCATCTTCTACTCGATGGCGCGCGACGGGCTGCTGCCGCCGATCGCGGCGCGGCTGCACAAGAAGTACAGCACGCCGCACGTCACCACCATCGTGACGGGCGCGTTCGTGGCGTTCTTTGCGGCCTTCGCCAACATCAACGAGGTGATCGAGCTCACCAACATCGGCACGCTCTTCGCCTTCGTGCTGGTGGCGGTGGGGGTGATGGTGCTGCGCGTGCGCGACCCGGACCGGCCGCGCCCCTTCCGGACCCCGGCGATCTGGTTCGTGGCGCCCGCGGCGATCCTGTCGTGCGGCTTCCTGATGTTCCAGCTCCCGGCGCTCACCTGGATCCGCTTCGGGCTGTGGCTGGGCGCCGGCCTGGTGATCTACTTCCTGTACGGCATCCGGCACAGCAGGCTGCGGTAG
- a CDS encoding cation:dicarboxylase symporter family transporter, which translates to METQRRRLTLTHYIFIGMAVGILLGWVFPDSKRDIHGGWSASDLKLLSDLFVRGIKMIIGPILFATLVMGIAGHGDDLKKVGRLAFRSILYFEIVTTIALVVGLVAVNVVRPGDNPRLTAAIQAAEASGGPPALAQPKGFADHVRDIVPTSFIDSLANNNVLQIVFFSILFAVALTQVKGRPKEALLGFCEGLAETMFKLVGIIMRFVPIGVGAALAVTVAHSGLSVLLPLIKLVATLWAALIVFVLIALLPVALIARVPILAFLRQVREPAVIAFSTTSSDAALPLAMQRMEAFGVPRRIVSFVMPTGYSFNLDGTTLYLALASVFVAQASGVELSLGTQLAMMGTLMLTSKGVAAVPRASLVILSGTLAAFNLPLAAITVILAVDELMDMARTTVNLVGNCLATCVMARWEGEFTPGVPAGLPESIDVEMVAEEERAVAGLGHTHS; encoded by the coding sequence ATGGAGACGCAGCGACGCCGGCTTACCCTGACGCACTACATCTTCATCGGGATGGCGGTCGGCATCCTCCTGGGCTGGGTGTTCCCGGACAGCAAGCGCGACATCCACGGCGGGTGGTCGGCGAGCGACCTTAAGCTGCTCTCCGACCTGTTCGTGCGCGGGATCAAGATGATCATCGGGCCGATCCTCTTCGCCACGCTGGTGATGGGGATCGCCGGGCACGGCGACGACCTCAAAAAGGTGGGGCGGCTGGCGTTCCGCTCCATCCTCTACTTCGAGATCGTCACCACGATCGCGCTCGTGGTGGGGCTGGTGGCGGTCAACGTCGTGCGCCCCGGCGACAACCCGCGGCTCACGGCGGCCATCCAGGCGGCGGAGGCGTCGGGCGGCCCTCCCGCGCTGGCCCAGCCCAAGGGCTTCGCGGACCACGTGCGCGACATCGTCCCCACCAGCTTCATCGACTCGCTGGCGAACAACAACGTCCTGCAGATCGTCTTTTTCTCCATCCTCTTCGCGGTGGCGCTCACGCAGGTGAAGGGGCGGCCCAAGGAGGCGCTCCTCGGCTTCTGCGAGGGGCTGGCGGAGACGATGTTCAAGCTGGTGGGGATCATCATGCGCTTCGTGCCCATCGGCGTGGGCGCGGCGCTGGCGGTTACGGTGGCGCACAGCGGGCTTTCCGTGCTCCTACCGCTCATCAAGCTGGTGGCCACCCTGTGGGCCGCGCTCATCGTCTTCGTGCTGATCGCCCTCCTTCCGGTGGCGCTCATCGCCCGCGTCCCCATCCTGGCCTTCCTGCGGCAGGTGCGCGAGCCCGCCGTCATCGCCTTCTCCACCACCTCGTCGGACGCGGCGCTGCCGCTGGCCATGCAGCGGATGGAGGCGTTCGGGGTGCCGAGGCGCATCGTGTCGTTCGTGATGCCCACCGGCTACTCGTTCAACCTGGACGGCACCACGCTCTACCTGGCGCTGGCTTCGGTGTTCGTGGCGCAGGCGTCGGGCGTGGAGCTATCCCTGGGGACGCAGCTGGCGATGATGGGAACGCTGATGCTCACCAGCAAGGGCGTCGCCGCGGTGCCGCGCGCCTCGCTGGTGATCCTTTCCGGCACGCTGGCGGCCTTCAACCTCCCGCTGGCCGCCATCACCGTGATCCTTGCGGTGGACGAGCTGATGGACATGGCGCGCACCACGGTGAACCTGGTGGGCAACTGCCTGGCCACCTGCGTGATGGCGCGCTGGGAAGGCGAGTTTACCCCCGGAGTCCCCGCCGGCCTCCCCGAGAGCATCGACGTGGAGATGGTGGCCGAGGAGGAGCGGGCCGTGGCGGGTCTGGGGCACACGCACTCCTGA
- a CDS encoding biopolymer transporter ExbD, which produces MAMTIGKRGGHVSAINMTPMIDVLLVLLIIFMVVQQGLQRGVRVQVPPPTHEQPTDRPDQIVLEVAPGGSYLLNQQPVAVGALESTLERVFAPRPRKVLFVRGGEHVAYADVVRAVDISRSAGVEVVGLMPRGEHP; this is translated from the coding sequence ATGGCCATGACCATCGGCAAGCGCGGCGGCCACGTCTCGGCGATCAACATGACGCCGATGATCGACGTGCTCCTCGTCCTGCTCATCATCTTCATGGTGGTGCAGCAGGGGTTGCAGCGCGGCGTCCGCGTCCAGGTGCCGCCGCCCACGCACGAACAGCCGACCGACAGGCCCGACCAGATCGTGCTGGAGGTGGCGCCGGGCGGGTCGTACCTGCTCAACCAGCAGCCGGTGGCCGTGGGCGCACTGGAGTCCACGCTGGAGCGGGTATTCGCGCCGCGCCCGCGCAAGGTGCTCTTCGTCAGGGGCGGCGAGCACGTCGCCTACGCCGACGTGGTGCGCGCGGTGGACATCAGCCGCTCGGCCGGGGTGGAGGTCGTGGGACTCATGCCACGCGGCGAGCATCCATAA
- a CDS encoding biopolymer transporter ExbD produces the protein MGMGVGGAKGGAMNEINMTPMIDVLLVLLIIFMVVQESLQRGVSVQIPPPPDQNQVAQQLPDDQQIVLEVKPGPTFAINQQPVEMAALEGRLREVFAQRNRKVIFVKGEEELSYKDVIRAVDASRAAGIDVVGLVPRPVVGPATVTPAPGQ, from the coding sequence ATGGGAATGGGAGTAGGCGGTGCCAAGGGCGGCGCCATGAACGAGATCAACATGACGCCGATGATCGACGTGCTGCTGGTTCTGCTCATCATCTTCATGGTGGTGCAGGAGAGCCTTCAGCGCGGCGTGTCGGTGCAGATTCCGCCCCCGCCGGACCAGAACCAGGTGGCGCAGCAGCTGCCTGACGACCAGCAGATCGTGCTGGAGGTGAAGCCGGGCCCCACCTTCGCCATCAACCAGCAGCCGGTGGAGATGGCGGCGCTGGAGGGGCGGCTGCGTGAGGTTTTCGCCCAGCGCAACCGCAAGGTGATCTTCGTCAAGGGCGAGGAAGAGCTCTCCTACAAGGACGTGATCCGCGCGGTGGACGCCTCGCGCGCGGCGGGAATCGACGTGGTGGGGTTGGTGCCCCGCCCGGTGGTGGGACCGGCCACGGTCACCCCGGCGCCGGGGCAGTAA
- a CDS encoding biopolymer transporter ExbD — MAGTRLGGNAAFGGSAVPTVAGGGSDVTADINVTPMIDVMLVLLIIFMVITPALAFDAKLPKAKTAAPEKEERVTLGIDKDGKYYVDDKYVADPQLETRLREAYAKRPDDHVLYLKAHDESKYSRTLTAITAASNAGVRRIGAITEMPKGAPISK, encoded by the coding sequence ATGGCTGGAACCAGGCTGGGCGGCAATGCCGCCTTCGGCGGGTCGGCCGTCCCGACGGTTGCGGGCGGTGGCTCGGACGTGACGGCCGACATCAACGTCACGCCGATGATCGACGTGATGCTGGTGCTCCTGATCATCTTCATGGTGATCACCCCCGCGCTCGCCTTCGACGCCAAGCTCCCCAAGGCGAAGACGGCGGCGCCGGAAAAGGAGGAGCGGGTCACGCTGGGGATCGACAAGGACGGGAAGTACTACGTCGACGACAAGTACGTGGCCGACCCCCAGCTGGAGACGCGCCTCCGCGAGGCGTACGCCAAGCGTCCGGACGACCACGTCCTGTACCTGAAGGCCCACGACGAATCCAAGTACTCGCGCACGCTCACCGCCATCACGGCGGCCAGCAACGCGGGGGTGCGGCGGATCGGCGCGATCACGGAGATGCCCAAGGGCGCTCCCATCTCCAAGTAA
- a CDS encoding MotA/TolQ/ExbB proton channel family protein: protein MNRGIVILLLLMSVLSLSVAVAKWLRFRKMSAATRAFAPAFSQALEQDNIAEALATADQYPNSHVARVLGESLREVAPLLDDPRAAGAAINSAERSVEREQILLANDLKSGLGLLATIGATAPFVGLLGTTLGIVNAFMGMASQGGGLEAVSSGIAEALIATAIGLIAAIPAVWLYNYFTAKLDTLFSELAYAGREMIDWMMTRQAKRELGITTRNAPAYGD from the coding sequence TTGAACCGGGGCATCGTGATCCTGCTCCTGCTCATGAGCGTGCTGTCGCTCTCGGTGGCCGTGGCCAAGTGGCTCCGCTTCCGCAAGATGTCTGCGGCCACGCGGGCCTTCGCGCCGGCCTTCTCGCAGGCGCTTGAGCAGGACAACATCGCCGAGGCGCTCGCCACGGCAGACCAGTACCCCAACTCGCACGTGGCCCGCGTGCTCGGCGAGTCGCTTCGCGAGGTGGCTCCGCTGCTGGATGACCCGCGCGCCGCAGGCGCCGCCATCAACTCGGCCGAGCGGTCGGTGGAGCGCGAGCAGATCCTGCTGGCCAACGACCTGAAGAGCGGGCTGGGCCTGCTGGCCACCATCGGCGCCACCGCGCCGTTCGTGGGGCTGCTGGGCACCACGCTGGGCATCGTGAACGCCTTCATGGGCATGGCGTCGCAGGGCGGCGGGCTCGAGGCCGTGTCGTCCGGTATCGCCGAGGCGCTCATCGCCACGGCCATCGGCCTGATCGCCGCCATCCCGGCGGTGTGGCTGTACAACTACTTCACCGCCAAGCTGGACACGCTCTTCTCGGAGCTTGCCTACGCCGGCCGTGAGATGATCGACTGGATGATGACCCGCCAGGCCAAGCGCGAGCTGGGGATCACCACGCGCAACGCTCCCGCGTACGGAGACTGA